The following are encoded together in the Robertmurraya sp. FSL R5-0851 genome:
- a CDS encoding PTS lactose/cellobiose transporter subunit IIA: MEQEQIVFQIILHGGNGRSSSMEAIIAAKAGDFERARAKLQEAANELHEAHKIQTNLIQLEIREGPSTVSLLMVHAQDHLMNAIVVKDLASEFVDLYETLGCSQEEEA; encoded by the coding sequence ATGGAACAAGAGCAAATTGTGTTTCAAATCATTTTACACGGGGGAAACGGTCGGAGCTCTTCGATGGAGGCGATCATTGCAGCAAAGGCAGGCGACTTTGAAAGAGCACGGGCCAAGCTTCAGGAAGCGGCCAATGAGTTACATGAAGCTCATAAAATACAAACAAATCTCATTCAATTAGAGATACGAGAAGGTCCATCTACCGTCTCACTATTAATGGTCCACGCGCAGGATCATTTAATGAATGCGATCGTCGTTAAGGATCTCGCGTCTGAATTTGTGGATTTGTATGAAACACTAGGGTGTTCACAGGAGGAAGAAGCATGA
- a CDS encoding DDE-type integrase/transposase/recombinase has product MYPQIITYLLTFIKYQEQIIRTLLTLLIGKNMFEKPTEQPVNKPYRKLQVDDLPIIEPLEKLDYKTLLKEYFNEHGKSLKPVQRRSNSKTVVPKSMNCPKCGAPSDYLYANNGDKGQFQCKVCSCLFSDKNRFSKEAILKCPHCSKSLDKIKDRKDFFVYKCKNNNCSFYQRNLKAMSSKEKTRFKKDPQAFKIRYIFRQFHIDFLPLAKQTPELPAVDLSRIYASPHTLGLILTYHVNYGLSARRTAAIMQDVHGVAISHQTILNYENSVALMLKPYVDYYPYELSDQFCGDETYIRVGGRWHYLFFFFDAVKKIILSYPVSPNRDTASAIRAIDEVLVKMKEIPKDLTFVVDGNPIYLLAQHFFAQHDISFDVKQVIGLTNDDPVSTEYRPLKQVIERLNRTFKGNYRSTHGFGSQQGSVSFVTLFVAYFNFLRPHATLEGKVPVVNPELSGLPTMPARWTKLIELAQNWIIEQQTA; this is encoded by the coding sequence TTGTACCCTCAAATTATAACCTATTTATTAACTTTTATTAAGTACCAAGAACAAATCATTCGAACATTGCTTACCCTACTTATCGGAAAAAACATGTTTGAAAAACCAACAGAGCAACCTGTGAATAAACCCTATCGAAAACTCCAGGTAGATGATCTTCCGATAATCGAACCACTGGAAAAACTTGATTACAAAACTCTTTTGAAGGAGTATTTCAACGAACACGGTAAGTCACTAAAACCTGTTCAAAGGCGATCTAATTCCAAGACTGTTGTACCTAAATCAATGAATTGTCCTAAGTGTGGTGCTCCGTCGGACTATCTTTATGCCAATAACGGAGATAAAGGTCAATTTCAGTGTAAGGTGTGTTCGTGTCTTTTCAGTGATAAAAATCGTTTTTCAAAAGAGGCCATTTTAAAGTGTCCTCATTGTTCAAAATCACTCGATAAAATTAAGGATAGAAAAGACTTTTTCGTCTACAAATGCAAAAACAACAACTGTTCTTTTTACCAAAGAAACCTTAAAGCGATGTCCTCCAAAGAGAAGACACGATTTAAGAAAGATCCTCAAGCATTTAAAATAAGATATATCTTTCGGCAGTTTCATATTGATTTTCTACCTTTGGCCAAGCAAACGCCTGAACTACCAGCAGTAGATTTGTCTAGGATTTATGCTTCACCACATACATTAGGTTTGATATTAACCTACCATGTTAACTACGGCCTTTCGGCCCGTAGGACAGCTGCCATTATGCAGGATGTTCATGGTGTGGCTATTTCCCACCAAACGATATTGAACTACGAAAATAGCGTGGCTCTTATGCTTAAGCCATATGTGGATTACTATCCGTATGAGCTTTCCGACCAATTCTGTGGTGACGAAACTTATATTCGAGTCGGTGGACGCTGGCATTATTTATTTTTCTTTTTTGATGCGGTTAAAAAGATCATTCTTTCCTATCCGGTGTCTCCTAATCGAGATACAGCGTCAGCCATTCGTGCGATAGATGAAGTGTTAGTAAAGATGAAGGAGATCCCGAAAGACCTAACTTTCGTAGTAGATGGAAATCCAATCTACCTACTAGCTCAACACTTTTTCGCACAACATGACATTTCGTTTGATGTGAAGCAAGTAATCGGGCTTACAAATGATGACCCAGTTTCAACTGAATATAGACCTTTAAAACAGGTAATCGAGAGACTGAATCGAACATTTAAAGGCAATTATCGCTCCACTCATGGCTTTGGCTCGCAACAAGGGTCGGTTTCTTTTGTCACCTTATTTGTGGCTTACTTTAACTTTTTAAGGCCGCACGCCACCTTGGAAGGTAAGGTACCTGTCGTGAACCCAGAATTATCAGGGCTTCCGACAATGCCAGCACGTTGGACAAAACTGATTGAGTTAGCACAAAACTGGATTATCGAGCAGCAAACCGCCTAA
- the chbG gene encoding chitin disaccharide deacetylase: MTKLVINADDFGYSKGVNLGILEAYKHGVVSSTTMMVNMPGAAHAAALALAHPGLGVGIHLVLDCGYPIHPNVPSLVDETGRFYKMEEMLKKAKLTDIEKELNAQVEQFFKYGLSPTHLDGHHHVHGKEMVYPIVEKLARNYKLPIRKVSADDNHSSNQLLQTTQTFFYEFYGNTLTPTSLIDLVVKSTSYETAEIMCHPAFIDEEVLTGSSYNVQRARELSILTHPDVKQMIEENHIELVTYKDVIKW, translated from the coding sequence ATGACCAAGTTAGTAATCAACGCTGATGATTTCGGGTACTCGAAAGGGGTCAACCTCGGAATCCTTGAAGCATACAAACACGGAGTCGTCTCCTCAACCACCATGATGGTCAATATGCCTGGAGCTGCGCATGCCGCAGCTCTAGCGCTTGCCCATCCAGGGTTGGGAGTTGGCATACATCTTGTTTTAGACTGTGGGTATCCGATCCATCCAAACGTACCGTCACTCGTCGATGAAACAGGCCGTTTTTACAAAATGGAGGAAATGCTGAAAAAAGCAAAACTGACCGATATCGAAAAAGAACTCAATGCTCAAGTTGAGCAATTTTTTAAGTATGGCTTATCTCCCACGCATTTGGACGGGCATCATCATGTCCATGGGAAGGAAATGGTTTATCCGATTGTGGAAAAATTGGCCAGAAACTACAAGCTTCCCATTCGAAAAGTGTCAGCGGATGACAATCATTCAAGTAATCAGCTTCTACAAACCACTCAAACATTCTTCTATGAATTTTATGGGAACACATTAACTCCCACTTCTCTCATAGACTTAGTAGTGAAGTCCACTTCCTATGAAACCGCAGAAATCATGTGTCATCCAGCGTTTATTGATGAAGAGGTGCTAACAGGTAGTTCGTACAATGTCCAGCGTGCACGGGAATTATCGATTTTAACCCATCCAGATGTCAAACAGATGATTGAAGAAAACCACATCGAGCTTGTTACATACAAAGACGTGATCAAGTGGTAG